The sequence below is a genomic window from Bactrocera neohumeralis isolate Rockhampton chromosome 4, APGP_CSIRO_Bneo_wtdbg2-racon-allhic-juicebox.fasta_v2, whole genome shotgun sequence.
TTCGATGATGGCGCTTCTTCTAAGGCAGAGTTTTCTGATAATGAAACAAATGGACGCACTGGTgaagatgatgaagatgaagaagaagaaatcgaAGAATACAAAAGTTTCAATGTTACCAGCCCGCATTCATACTCTACTTCAGCAATTGGAAAAAACTGTCGTCAGTTAGAGATACCAAGAGAATTTGGAGGTTGGATAGGAGCTACTCTTTTAATGACAGTTGCGCCATGTTTAGTGTATTATTTGCAATGGTGTTGCCAGAAAAATAGTTGTGAGTTGAAAATGCCCTATACAGATATCTACTCGGTAAAAATGGACGATATTTGGAATTCGATTTTCTACGGTGAAGCTATAATTGCATTTCTTATATTCAATGTGGGAGTAATTACATTATCGCTACTGCTATGTGGAAGATACGTATACTTGCCCACTGAACGCACCAGTCCATACTATCGACTTGAATATACGTTTAATGGATTGCCTATAGCGATAATAATTACATTGGCTCTTGGTTATATCCAAATTGTTAATAAGGGTGTTATTGATTTCCTGCTGTATCATCAACTACAATTTTGCGTTTACAGTTTTATAACTGCTTTTATTTTGGGATTTTGGGCTTACTTACGCTCTTTGGCAGTAGTAGGACGCGCAAATCGTGTACATGGAAATCTATACGGCAGAACCGGCAACTTTTTGGTGGATTACGCGCTAGGCAGACAAGTAAATCCAAAATGGTTagattttatcgatttcaaattGGTTTTTTACCGTATGACTTTGCTGATAACACTGGTCTATGTGGAATGCTacttaataaaaatagtaaCGTTGCCTGATAATCCGCCTAGTGAAGATGGCATCTGGAGCGTAGTTATGTACTATTACAATAACACACGTTATGATAGCGCTGCTCTACTTACATCAGGTATGCTGTTAGTATATATTTGGGATGCTTTAATATTCGAGCATCATTTGGCCTCGTCGTTTGAACTGCAAAGTGAAGGTTTCGGTGCATTATTATTGCTACGTTATGGCGCAACGCCACACTTGCTGACAGCTGTAGCACGGTACTTCTTTGAGCAACAACTTGACCGTAATGTGCAAATGTCAACACCACTGTCTTGTTGTTTGGCCGCTTATATACCAATAGCATTACTGATCGCCGGTTTATTGCTTAAACGTATAAGTAGCGCTGTCAAATATAAATATCGCGTAAACCCCACAAACCCTTACTTTGACGGCATTGAAACTATACACACTTATCAGGGAAGACGTCTTTTACTCGGCCCGTTATGGGGTCGTTTACGTCATCCTAATTATGCGGGCGAATTACTGGCGCTCTGTGCTTTGGCTATACCTTTGTTTGTGCGCTTTGCTTGGCCACCACTCATTTG
It includes:
- the LOC126756971 gene encoding lamin-B receptor, producing the protein MEGRRTRGRPKRKDVSVSLAATEKPSTTSTHVNVPTKRSTSKTNVSPARRASPGRTRRSSRPRTSIVSSAPSTTTILIRSSPEANPSPIKELKETPSPKTTTSKTRIPSIVGSNLNTGGRSSPRFAAKSTSSIHSTYSSSSTQKTIEIRSTTSALDNEFQKLSDYIRRSVSKAIDGDKREGTHTPTTNTELESRYSRSVSRSIFDDGASSKAEFSDNETNGRTGEDDEDEEEEIEEYKSFNVTSPHSYSTSAIGKNCRQLEIPREFGGWIGATLLMTVAPCLVYYLQWCCQKNSCELKMPYTDIYSVKMDDIWNSIFYGEAIIAFLIFNVGVITLSLLLCGRYVYLPTERTSPYYRLEYTFNGLPIAIIITLALGYIQIVNKGVIDFLLYHQLQFCVYSFITAFILGFWAYLRSLAVVGRANRVHGNLYGRTGNFLVDYALGRQVNPKWLDFIDFKLVFYRMTLLITLVYVECYLIKIVTLPDNPPSEDGIWSVVMYYYNNTRYDSAALLTSGMLLVYIWDALIFEHHLASSFELQSEGFGALLLLRYGATPHLLTAVARYFFEQQLDRNVQMSTPLSCCLAAYIPIALLIAGLLLKRISSAVKYKYRVNPTNPYFDGIETIHTYQGRRLLLGPLWGRLRHPNYAGELLALCALAIPLFVRFAWPPLICILLLCIVLLHRTQRLQARNMSRYHSSWVRYCNKARYYILPKVY